From a region of the Ptychodera flava strain L36383 unplaced genomic scaffold, AS_Pfla_20210202 Scaffold_34__1_contigs__length_2629520_pilon, whole genome shotgun sequence genome:
- the LOC139127660 gene encoding dehydrogenase/reductase SDR family member 4-like: protein MICHIGNAEHRKHLLATTAERHGGIDILIQNAAVNPHTGPILETSESKWEKVFYINVHSTFFLTKEAVPYMEARGGGSVLFIATQGAYSPFSLFGAYCVSKTALLGLTKALVPQLTEKNIRVNCIAPGIFKTRFANVITSNDTLHNLGLSRTPMKRFAEPSECAGAASFLCSDDASFITGETVVVAGGMDSRL, encoded by the exons aCAGCAGAACGACATGGAGGTATTGATATATTAATTCAGAATGCTGCTGTAAACCCTCACACAGGACCAATACTTGAG ACATCTGAGTCAAAGTGGGAAAAG GTGTTCTATATTAATGTCCACAGTACATTTTTCCTGACAAAGGAAGCCGTACCTTATATGGAGGCGAGGGG AGGAGGTTCGGTACTGTTTATTGCAACTCAGGGTGCGTATTCACCATTTTCG ttaTTTGGTGCATATTGCGTATCAAAGACAGCGTTGCTGGGCTTAACCAAGGCACTGGTCCCACAACTAACAGAGAAGAATATACGAGTAAACTGCATCGCTCCTGGAATTTTCAAGACAAGATTCGCCAATGTT ATCACAAGCAATGACACGCTGCATAATCTTGGCCTCAGCCGGACTCCAATGAAAAG GTTTGCTGAGCCTAGCGAATGCGCAGGCGCAGCATCCTTTCTCTGTTCTGATGACGCGTCGTTCATCACCGGGGAAACTGTCGTAGTCGCAGGAGGTATGGACTCCAGACTGTGA